Genomic segment of Hylaeus volcanicus isolate JK05 chromosome 6, UHH_iyHylVolc1.0_haploid, whole genome shotgun sequence:
AGGGTCTCTATAATGGTCTgcgttaaaatttttgttaaaatcctccattaaataaatgattgaagCGTTAATAAAGAGGaacattttcctttcgaagataaaaatgctGCGGCAAGAATGGCTCTTGATCTTGTTGATCGTGGGGACAGCCACGTCTATGGCGCCCGTGGCCCGTCAATCGATGGAGGAGTCGTTGAAAGGTGCTCTAGACGCCATCACCAGGAAGCAACGATCGCTGGACCCGAATTCGCAAGAATATTACAATGATCTTCGGTCGTACAAGTACCACGGCGGCGAGGGAGATAGAAAATTCGACAGGGATCGACAGGGCGACAGAGAGATCGACGTGGAGGACGAAGAGATCGAGTTCTTGCCAAATGGTAAGGTTCCTGCGCCCGCGCTGGAACGACTTGAAACGCTGTTATCGTTTTGGCCATTTAGTTCACGTTCGAACGTTCACGCTCGACGCAAACAACCGATAGAGTAGACAGCGAGCCGCGTAGAACGTAcagaaaaagtatttctttcaGAAGCTGGACAGCTCGAAACGGTGGGGAACGGTTTCCAGGATTTGAATAACAAGCTACTAGAAAGAGCGTTGACAGATTACTTGGAAAGTGTTCCGGAACAGGTAACGAGCGTCGTTCGATAACAGTtggcgaaaaaaaagaatctataACGGAGCCTATGTACTTGGCCGATAACTTCGTCCATGGTGTAGAGTCTTGGAGAGTCTTGTTTAAGGCCTCTCCTTCTTCTAGGTTTAACGTTTGACGATCTTTCAGGAAGAGCCAGTTTCGTCGTTTCGAGAACGCGAGAGGAGCTCCAGCCGCAAGAGGGGTAGCAGTTCGGAGCGTCAAAACATCGATCAGAAAGAGTTAGCGAAACTGTTTGTGGAAAAATTGCAGGACCGATCTCCCTATGGTCTCGGGGACATGGACGACGAAATGTACACGGACGCGCGTCAGATGCTTTACGATCGCTACAGGGCCGATAGGGACAACAACAACAAGCTCTACGAGTCAGTGGATcgatcgtttttctttctgattttaataacaaatcgATACGTATATCTACACATACACTCGTAATACTCGAGAAACGTTTGCTGCGACGAAACTAACGAAACGTGTCCTATGGTAGAAGCGTGGGTCCGATGTCCTGGGGTGAATTACTGAACAAGGAATCTCTGGTTCGCGGCCAAGGCAGAGAACCCGACGAGAACGAATACGCCGATCGAGAACAAGACCCGAATCTGCTGTACCTCTCTCTAGCTGGACGGAGAAACGTGAACGGGAGGTATCCGATAGGACACGATCTCAGAACCTATCAGAACATGGCTAAACATTATCCCGTTGCTAAGAGGAGCGCAAAGTCGATGCCCCCTAACAAACAAGTCACGGACCCCAAGGTAGTCTCGTGAAGCTTTACGATGCCGTAGATGCCACCATGAAATGTCGTTTTCAAAGGCATCTGTTTGTTTGGAAATTCGATCAACCTGAACCTTATTCAGAACATTCCAACGTATGCGCAAACGTATACGCTATCTAATCTTACACCTTGAACGAgtctataaaatatcaaattggTAACGCAAAACGTTGattaatttcacgaataatcgtatattatttatataattattacatattaatcgTTATTCTGCTGTTGCTTGtgacttttaaaaaagttacCAAGTACCTACAACGTTATCTTGTATAGCCGCTAGAGTAAAACAATGTTACACGTTCTACATTTTGTTGGAGAgcttaataatttatataatcgAAATAGCTATAATCCTCAGCCATTGGAACACCACCTGTCCCATCCTGTTCCCATTTTCAAGCCGAAATCATGCCCATCTCTGCTACGAACGATGCTAATGATTTCTGGACATCGAGTAAAGTCTTTGAAAATATCCAAAGTAACTCGGAAATTGAGTCGATCGAGTCACCTAGATATCAACGATATAATAAAGCAAGGAGTGTATCGGAAAGTTCAAGCTACAGAAAAGACGACGTTTCATGTGGGACAAACACGTGTAATAATGgctaaatagaatttttgcgCAAAACGTTTATTCGAAGGTCGCGCAAGATCTGGGCGCGTTGTTCGGCACGCAATCCACCGACGGTCACAATCATACTCATGGTCACGACCACGACCATGATCACGAGCACGACCATGACCACAGTCGCGATATCGATCACAAGCACGAGCACGAGCACGAGCACGAGCACGAGCACGAGCACGAGAGTACCTCAGAGGCGCCCAAGGTGACCCCGCCGGCCAAAGGACAGGAAGAGAACGCAACGAAGCTTGGCAAATCGAAATCCATCGAGGTGAGAAAGAAGAGCGTCGATTTGTCTCAATATGTCGGCATCGAccgaaggaaaaagaagagcGTCGATTGGTCCCAATATCTTGGCATCGACCGAAGGAGAAAGAAGAGCGACGATTGGTCCCAATATGTCGGCATCGACCGAAGGAGAGAGAGGACGTCCTTCATGGCTAATCCAGGAAGTCAAAATCAGGACGCCGAATGGATGTTGCAACGATATTACGAggtaacgaaaagaaaagtaaatgattgaaattaCAGTAAACTCACGATTCGAGCCGAATTTATACCGGTATTAGATTTGTCTTCTTAAATGGATCAGGAAAGGAGACGAGTGTCCTTGCATCGGGATAGAATGTAAACGCCGGAGGATCGAGTTAATGGCAAGCATGCGTAATTCTTTCAGAACATGGGTGAGGATCTGAGGGGGGACGATAGGGAGTACGACAAAGAGAACGCAGAGAGGAAGGAGAAGTTGAAGCAAGTGGTTGCCAGACTGAAGAACATCAAGGACCTAATCGTCGAGGAAGATCCGAAGAACCCAGACTCGGAAGTTAATGGCAATTTGCAAAAGGTGTGCTTCGAATACTAAACATCGCCGTTCgtatttgataattattataatatcgttGAATTAAACGACAGGCGAAAGACAAAGTGCTGGCGCGCATGGCCGCCCAGTACTCCCTCGAGAAAATGAGGAAAGCATTAAACGACATGAGAGGAAGCTTTGCGGCCAGCGCTCAGAGCAATCAAACTTCGAGCTTCCGGGAAAATAGCCCGGTTAAACACAGCGATAAACACGACGTCAATGGAATAATCGAAAACGAAGGTATCGTATAACAAAGTTagaaaactaaataccacgataaatctTTGATTACGTAGCTTCCAATAGTCCGTAAACGAAATCGAATCGTAAAAATATCGTAATAACGTTATACGATTTATCGCAAAGGCATCGACGAGAACAGAGCTTGTCCAGAAGTGGAAGCGATCGAGAAACGATGTATAATCGCGGACGGCCTGGCTGAAGACGAATCGCAGATACTCTACCTCCCCTGTGTCATGCTCCAGGTCTGCAAAGCCTGTGTAAGCAACTTCCTATTCGGTTATACTTGTAGCTCAAGCGTATCCATCTCTCGAAGGTTCATCGATCTcgtgtattaatttttcaacaaattctaGCTACAGGATGACCTTGGATGCCTGTACAATTACGGATTGGAAACGAGCAAGATCTGCGACGCGCGAGAGATGCAAGAGGGTAAAAGAGTGAAAGAGGCTTGCGTGGTCGCGGCCCTGGTTTTGTCTCAGTTACAGCCTCCAGCTGCAGTCGCGTTGCAATGTCGCTTTAACAGCGAGTCCTGTCTGAGGCGTCTACCATTACCGTTACCACCGTCGTTATCTTCGCTGTCGCAATAGCGAGCGACGATTAAATGGTGGTTAAAGCATGGTCAGTTTTCAACGATTAGACCGATATAAGAGAAAGGGTCGAAGGGCAGAGTGGCGAAGCGAGACCAGTTCGCGTCGCATCGGGCATTCCCTCTTGGGAATCACACGAATCTCCGACTAATGTCAACCTCGAATCGGGCTTCTTCATTCGCATAGGCAACTTTCGATGTTTCGTTCGCTTCCCACGTTACCAGAGCAGAGCAAATTTTTCCTTCATCTTCGACGGCgcgatgtaaaattattcgCTCGAGATTGATCAACCAGAAGTAACGAAAGGATCGTAGAACGCTCGAAGACGctgaatgttaaaaaataagagaCGAAAGAATTGTCTCATTTGCGAGGTACGCGGCTCGTCTGGACGATTCGAGTGCCGTTTTTAttgcttttctttcgtttgtttactttcttttgcgAAGAAACGTAACGACGAGGGACAATAACGATcgactgaaatttttattatcattcgtACGAGGAAATGTCGTATTTCGTTTCCGCGAAGAACGCTAAATCGATACTGTAATAGTAGTCGTTAACCAAATTGCAATAACTGTTTTATCTATCGACGATATAAAGAAGTGTTCCGAAGTAGATAGCAGAACCCGCGAAGAGATGATATTTCtcgaaagaataaataaaaagtgcGGAATAAAGTTTGTCCATAcctttattttcaagaaaattcattttggaAATGCGCGAAATTACCTCGTAAGTTTCCTTCGGGTTTGATAGTAAAACATACAAACTTACTCACGCTTCTCCTATACAAACGTTTACAAACAtggttaacaaaatttttctcgTTGTACCATCTATTTTGGGACACCTTATATAAACGATAATATCAAAGGAAGGATAATTAAAGTTCGGATGAGCACCCtcgcaaataaattaaatcacattatatatatatatataaatgtatcgaTAGTTAACGAATATGGACGCgataacataaattattaaaggtGATTTCCAGCAACATCCTCGTGCTTGCAGAACaaagaattacatttttacgatatattcgtttcaattatcgttacataaaaatacttaCGAACGGTGCTGTATTATTTAACGCGATAAGgacatttattttcgtttttgtatCGCGGACGGACGTGTATTAAATTGCAAAAGAGATGTGACGATACTaactgtattatatatttccatttgGTCGGATAAGAAAGTGTATATCTATTATTGTCTATCCTTATGTTACGAAACTGTGGATACAATCTATGTGTCAGACctatattcgaatataatataaatatatttcaacatAAGTGTATTTTGCTTCATTTATCGATGATTACGCGCCAAGTTACAATTTccactgaaataaaaatgtacaataaatacGAAAAGGATCATCCGATTAAATTGAATCGTTCGAAATTCGGCGCCGTGATCGTTGCATCGATTTATTTTGGTTTATCGTTCGAATCGGTATTTGTATCCACCAGTTGGTTCAAGTCTTGGAAAATTTCGAGGACTTCCGGAGTATATAATTTCAGGAATTCCAATTGTAATCTAGCGCATTCGACTTACAAATAAATGCAGCGTTAAATACTCGTACTTCCTCGTCTATCGTAGAATGAAATCAATAGTTACGAATATACCTCTCCATTTTGAAACCAGTtccaaattctttttcaataaacaGTTCAGGCCATTcatgtgaaaaataatatctttttcGTTATCCGACATTATTTACGTACAgtatgtattacttttatagaaaatagaagCTGTGTCTACTTTAATTTTGCCACCAGAGGGCCATggacagtaacagtaacagaaTTCTACAAGTAAGATTGTAGAATTTTATGTAGAAGTAAACGATCCCGCCGCATCGGGGCGCCTCTTGCTAGGGACGCTTCGACAACAAAAAACTATATAGTAGAAGAATATgtcaattatttgtatattggAAAATTAGTTCTCTGTATTGGTATTTGTGGTAAAAAGTAAGTTGTATTATGGATAATTTAGCTgttataagtaaataaatgtaaatggCGGGAGACGACGTCATTGAACAATGCGACCAAAAAACGCCATTTACTCTTTAGTAACGGCATGGTAAGGTATCTTATTCGGTACACATAACTTTAAACTCAGGTTTGAATTCAGGTTttgcttatttttaatttgtaatacgAATAACAAGCGGAAACTTAAGGCGGCATTTTCATTTGTGGAAtgataaaatcattttcaaagaaCCTGAAACGATGCGTTAGGGTACTAATAATTCTAACGTCGACACTGGCGATAAGttctaaacaaataacaaattctttcgtataataaaaagaattcctcGATAACCcgatacataatatatatctaAGGCCAAGATCTGTTAAGCTTTCCATTTTATTctcgttatttcgttaataattgttaGTAAGCGTGACGAGTAGCGACGTATCCGCATTGGCTCGGGCACGGTTACATTCGCAACGCGAGCCTCGATTGGTCGATCTTGGAACACGAACTCTGTCACCTCTACACCGAACCCTGCGGATCTACAATTACATAATCTATGATTACCTAAAAGTGGCGATGGCGTTTTATGGTCTGTGTTCCTTTGTGAATAAAAAGTGGCGTTTTCGAGGTATTTTCTATGGGAGACCGGTTCATTAATGTAATTGTTGTGATCGGGATTGAGAAAGAACATACAAGTGAAACGAATACGTGATACGAAGCGAAGGGGGAGAAGCGTAAAAGTAACTAGCACGAAGAAATACATGAGCTCCCGCTTTCGACGGCCGGCGAACATATTTGTGTCCGGCGGcaaatgtaatatttcgaCGAACCAGAGAAAATAATCCACTCCAGAAGACACGCCTAGCTGTATGTGATCACTTTTGGTAAGTTTTATTGCTCGTGAGCcgaaattttcgagaaattatcGCGATCACATGACGTTCCCGCCGTAACCTTCCATACTCGTAAACACCGTATCGTTATATAGGGTGTCCTTGAATTTTCgctccaacatttttgaacaCCGTCGCGAAGCGTCTTACTACGTTTCGTTAATTGCGTTTAATTCGAGACGATTCAACTTAAATGTAgcaaaagtaaatttcaactttgaaaacttgtatattttttcatctgttatttttcatttcagcgCACCCGGTAAAAGAGTCGTAACAATGTCAGAAACAGAGAAAGTACAAAACTGTACGATGGAGAGCGAAGATACATGCCCTAAAGATTTAGAGCAAGATAATCCGATGGAACACAGCAAAACTAGTAACTATAGCGAGAGTCAAGATTTTCATCTCGTTGATTTCGATGACAATGAATCTTTGGACAAATCTGCAGACAATTTAGAAGAGACCAAGTCGGAAGAGACGTCGTGTCGTGTAATTGATAATATGGAATCGTCTTTGAATGCAACGGAGACCATGGAAATCGAAGACAAGGCTACAAGGAAGGATCAAGAAGACAAAATACAGATGCAATGTACTGAATCACAGGggataacaaaaaaagaagatccATGCAACGATGTTGCTAGCACCCTGGAGGTaacaaaagagaaagaatCGTGTAACGATATTGGTAATACGGAAAACAAGAGTAAAGAATctgaagaagaggaagataTAATAGAATGTACACCACCCGATGTTTATTCACCTTCGAAAAAGGAAGTTCCTAGTAATACGGCAACGACGAACATGAAACGCAAAGCGGATTCGTTCGATGAACCACCACACAAGATTTTAAGAACGACGTCTATGGAAGATGTATCGATTGCGGAGAAAAAAGTTctcgagaaagaagaaagttgTCATTCGGTTAAATCTGATGATTCTCATCATGAACTCGTTAAAGATTGCGACGATAAAGATGTCATAATAGCGGAAACTCAAGAAGTCACGCAAGACGAAGACATAGACGATATGCTTGAAGAAACTTCGAAAGACGAGGAGAAAACTATGGATTCCGAAAAGCATTCAAACTCGCAAACGAAagaagatgaaataaataagaatgaaaattttaacgatATATTGAAACTGAACGATGCTATTAGTAGTAAAGAACATAACAAGGATACTTCGGACGCTAAAGATATCGTGCAGTCTAGCGGCAACGTATCTTCGTCGGttcaaacaaaagaaacagaCAATACATCTCCCTCTAAAAAAGTAGTgctaaacgaaataataaaatcaaattcgaataattcgaGTACAGATGACATACAATTATCAGAAAACTCTGACAATTGTGTAAAAGATATCGAAAAGACGGTTGATAAGGAGAATGGCATCGAAACTACGAAACATATCGATTTTGAACAAACAAGTAACGATGCTCAAGAGGCGTCGATTCCTAAGAAAACGATAAACGAACCGCATTCGAATATGAATTCTACCAATGTGTGTAATTCAAGGATGAGCATAGAACTTATATATGACAAAACCATGATTCCCGAAAGTAAAACCAAATCCAAAGAGCTAGTACAGATCGACGAAGACGGAGAAAAGATCGTGTTAGATTCCTCTCAAGAAGATTCCGATGGTAAACCAGAGAATCCAAGTATCCTAGATAACACAAAGTCTGAGACGATATATAAAAGCTGTTACGATAGTAAAAGTAGTAGCGACTTTAGTTACAAGTCGTTGGAAACCCCCAAAGAGTCGTCGCTCGATACTGCTAAATCCAGTAATAAACTCGTAAATGGAAGCAACGAGTCCAAGAGATTTGATCTCGACAGTACGGCTAGCGTAAAATCTGATACGTTTAACGACATGCCAATTGGACTCGATAACACGGATAACAATAGCTCTACGTCTGTACATAATCTAAACAGGCAGAACAGAACGGTTGCTCCCGTGTCCAAAGACAGCGATCACGCCGAGCTGTTAAGCGTAAGCGACAACGAACCCGATGTCTTTATACTGGACGATAAAAGCAAATCTAACTTGGCTCATAGCGTTTCTATGACGAAACCGTTGTCAGTAGAAAAGGAGATTGGTATGTACGTTAGAATGAAGTGCGTATTGAATATCGACGAAGGTACAAAGGAATTTCTAAGTAAAGAAATTACAGGAGTGCAATGCGAGACTGTTGCAGAGCCAAGTTTAGTACGACAGAAAAATAACGATACCTCGGCTTCGTTAGCCGATATATCTGGAAATGACAATAAAGATACATCACCTGGCTCGGTAAACAGCAATCCACACTTGTATCAGTTAAATCCTTCGAGGCTCTCGTTCGCATCGACAATCAGCTCCACAAGTTCTATATCTAGCGCTGCATCAATGGCAGCCAAGCTTGCAATTAGAGATAGTACGCATTTCTCTTTACCACGGGGACCCGCGAAACACGCGAAAAAGCATGCTCAAGACATACATTCATCAAACGACAAGCTAGCGATCGAAGAAGCGTACGATCGTCTCAGTAAAGAGTGGCAAAATAGTCACCTTCTAACGACGactattttgaattttgcaaacgCAGAACTCAGCGGAGTTGATACGTACAATGTTAGCAACGAGAGGATAGACGATCAATTACAAAAGATTCGTTCGTCTACGCCGGAAGTTTTGCAGGAAATGGCTCAGGTACATACCCCCAAAAGttcgaaaaaaagtaaatcggTGAAAAGGTCGAGAAGCAAAAGCACAAAATCGGATAATCAATCGAACGGATTAAATAAGGTTCTTTCGAAGGTTTTAATCCCTGCAGAGAGCAATAATACGCCAAACAAGAAGAAGACCAAAATAGAGCACGTCGACAATGCTCTGAGCTCTGTAGACGTTTCGATAAAAACGCCTTTACAAGTGGTAACGGATGACTTAATCGGCAAAGAAGTCTTTGCTAAATGGTCCGACAATAATTATTACCCTGGCACCGTTATCGATAAAGtaaaaacaaagtataaaGTGAATTTTTACGACGGAAAAAGTAAAGTACTTATAGAAGACTTCATTATAACGATACCTAAGGTTTTAAAAGAAGGTTTCTCTGTATATGCTACAACTAAAAATGACGATTATGGTTCGTGTGGTATAATTGTTGACTCCCAAACtgtaaataacgaaatatattaCGTAGTAGAAACGGACGAAGGGGACAAAGTTCGAGTTCAAATTAAAGACATTTTCTTGTCTTCTGATCAAGCTCAAGTATTAAAAGAGGAACTAAATTCAGAAAGTAAAAGTCTTCCATCCACGCCAAAGCATTTGGGACAAGTAACCTTAGACAATATGGTTGATGGTAAAAGGCGTTCTAGGCGAATTGCTACCCCTAGTTTTTCGACGCCCAAGTCCAGATTAACGATCACGCCTAAAACTGTAACGGAACCGTCTGTTTCCGGTGTAGCTTCTATACCTAAGGAAATAAAAGGATCCTTCGAAAGCGACGGTATTTCCACCGATTCGAACGTTTCCATAAAAGAGGAAACATCTTCTATCGGTGTGCAGCCTGAGATAATCGGAACTCCGTACGAACAAATCGTGAAAGGACCCCAGAGTCGCATTAAAAGCAAGTCAAGAAGTAAGAAAAAAGTGGAAGACGAAGAAACTATCGCGACTTTGGGTCCTATACCGAGCACAGATTCAAATCTGTTCAAAGGCATGTCCTTTATTCTGACCTGTGCATCATTGGAAACTATCGATCGATACCAAGCCGATAGCAAAGATTGTAATTCAGATCCAGAAACGGAGTACGAAGAGGAGTGGACGAAAAAGCCTTTCGTCAGGGACAGATTGAACACGCAAATAATAGCAGGCGGTGGAAAAGTTTACACggattttaacgaaattccACAAGACGAgtataaaagtacaaaattaataacaaacgTGCCAAACACAACCGCGAAGACTTTGTTATGTCTGTCTGTTGGTATACCCGCGTATAATCATAATTGGATTATAAGGTGCTGTCAAGAGGTAAGTCAAGATTCCAATTGAATCTGTTCTATATGttttacgataaaattatgtaattttctACATCTTCTTTACAGGGTAAAATCGTGAATCCTGCTGAAGACGAATTACCCGTGGGTTGGAGTTTAGATAAAAAATCATACGTTGACATGTTCCAAAGATCCGACGATAAACCATTGAAGCACGTCGTTGTAATAATTCCAGTTCTAGAGTGCGAGAAGCAGTTCACTATTCTTTGGCGTCAAATTTGTGAAAACGCAGGTGCTGTTGTCTTATTAGTGGATAAGCCAGGTACGGTATAGGAAGAAtttataagaaacattttgcaACCGACGGTATGAAATTAAATCCACTCgctaactaaatattttaactttcaGATGCAATGGAAAGTTTTGTAGAAGGGACGGTAGTTCTGACGAACGCATCGTGTCCATCTTGGGCAATTGGGAAAGCTAACGAACTACAGATTCCGTTGCTTTCCACAACATGGGTTATTCAATGTTTGATAGAAGGGAAACTTTGTCAACACGATTCTCAccttcgttataaatataattatatacaaaattaggTACGTTTAACTATCCAGAGACTACACATCTAAGTTCAAGAGCAGGTGAGATCCTGCTTTTGTAGattataatgtttttattagtATTGTATTACTCCGGACACActggaatattatttctattatcgaATACTAAGACacgattatttgtttaaacttttTACCCGATTACAAAGTACTAGAATTTCAAGATATTGCTTTGATATTCACCCACAATTTTGGAAATCTGTTTTCCGTTCGATGTCTgataagaattaaatttagaatgtTTCTTCCGTCGAAATGAATGTGAAATTGATCTACGATCGAAGatatcgaaacatattttatatatggtGTAAAGGTTTCTCTTTCTTGTGACTACTCGTTATACAGAACTCCAGTATGCTTATTATATATGATATTGCTTATCATAAAGTCGTAGTGTTAggattttgtaacattttgtataaatcgAATTCTAAATCGGAAGACACTTTTATAAAGAAcgatatgtaatttaaaaaaaaaaaaaagcatttcaCGATTCCCGACCGTAATTTACGCAAATGATTATTACTTATTCCATTCGATTGTGTTTAGCGTATACCGAATAGCAAGCAAATGTAATACGATTAGAAAAAACTCATTTTCATAAATAGTGTAAATaattcgtatttttctttttcgtagaGGCGCATACATGATAATCAAATAACGCATTTAATTGTACCGGAATTCGTACATTTTAAGAGCAACCTTCCGATCGAAATATGCTTAAAGGTATAACAATATAGCTATTGTCAGCTGCCAAAAACGATCATGTCTTCTGTTCTGCAATATTATCAAGCAAGCATTTGGTACGGAAAATCCTTTTCACTTTAGATGTTATCTTCATCGGGGCTTGCTGGCTTTGATCGAAAGTTTTGCTGTAACCTAACCAAATCGTCAAATTATCCTTAGTCGAATCTACATAGAAAATATCGAGTGAATTCTGTAAATCAAAGCTGATAGTGGGTGGTATAtcctgtaaatatttttttacttgaaatcGTAGTAACAGGTCATTAAATCTATTCGCattacattttttacgtaCTGGATATATATCCcggtttttaaataaaatttataaaaatcatcctttacaaatatatacagcGGATATATGTTCagtaaaatggaaaacaaatatgaaGCAAGTTGCCTATAAATACTTGAGAATTAAGATAGAATtaacgatttttaattaagaagatACCAGAGAGTGTATCTTataaacgttttcattttccgcgATTAATTTACAGAATGATTTTTCTGTTAAACcaaatattaacgaaacgaCAGAAATGTACGAGACAAGTGCACATGTGCGAATGTGTGtatataagtaaatatatacatatactacaAATTTTA
This window contains:
- the LOC128878885 gene encoding uncharacterized protein LOC128878885; translated protein: MSETEKVQNCTMESEDTCPKDLEQDNPMEHSKTSNYSESQDFHLVDFDDNESLDKSADNLEETKSEETSCRVIDNMESSLNATETMEIEDKATRKDQEDKIQMQCTESQGITKKEDPCNDVASTLEVTKEKESCNDIGNTENKSKESEEEEDIIECTPPDVYSPSKKEVPSNTATTNMKRKADSFDEPPHKILRTTSMEDVSIAEKKVLEKEESCHSVKSDDSHHELVKDCDDKDVIIAETQEVTQDEDIDDMLEETSKDEEKTMDSEKHSNSQTKEDEINKNENFNDILKLNDAISSKEHNKDTSDAKDIVQSSGNVSSSVQTKETDNTSPSKKVVLNEIIKSNSNNSSTDDIQLSENSDNCVKDIEKTVDKENGIETTKHIDFEQTSNDAQEASIPKKTINEPHSNMNSTNVCNSRMSIELIYDKTMIPESKTKSKELVQIDEDGEKIVLDSSQEDSDGKPENPSILDNTKSETIYKSCYDSKSSSDFSYKSLETPKESSLDTAKSSNKLVNGSNESKRFDLDSTASVKSDTFNDMPIGLDNTDNNSSTSVHNLNRQNRTVAPVSKDSDHAELLSVSDNEPDVFILDDKSKSNLAHSVSMTKPLSVEKEIGMYVRMKCVLNIDEGTKEFLSKEITGVQCETVAEPSLVRQKNNDTSASLADISGNDNKDTSPGSVNSNPHLYQLNPSRLSFASTISSTSSISSAASMAAKLAIRDSTHFSLPRGPAKHAKKHAQDIHSSNDKLAIEEAYDRLSKEWQNSHLLTTTILNFANAELSGVDTYNVSNERIDDQLQKIRSSTPEVLQEMAQVHTPKSSKKSKSVKRSRSKSTKSDNQSNGLNKVLSKVLIPAESNNTPNKKKTKIEHVDNALSSVDVSIKTPLQVVTDDLIGKEVFAKWSDNNYYPGTVIDKVKTKYKVNFYDGKSKVLIEDFIITIPKVLKEGFSVYATTKNDDYGSCGIIVDSQTVNNEIYYVVETDEGDKVRVQIKDIFLSSDQAQVLKEELNSESKSLPSTPKHLGQVTLDNMVDGKRRSRRIATPSFSTPKSRLTITPKTVTEPSVSGVASIPKEIKGSFESDGISTDSNVSIKEETSSIGVQPEIIGTPYEQIVKGPQSRIKSKSRSKKKVEDEETIATLGPIPSTDSNLFKGMSFILTCASLETIDRYQADSKDCNSDPETEYEEEWTKKPFVRDRLNTQIIAGGGKVYTDFNEIPQDEYKSTKLITNVPNTTAKTLLCLSVGIPAYNHNWIIRCCQEGKIVNPAEDELPVGWSLDKKSYVDMFQRSDDKPLKHVVVIIPVLECEKQFTILWRQICENAGAVVLLVDKPDAMESFVEGTVVLTNASCPSWAIGKANELQIPLLSTTWVIQCLIEGKLCQHDSHLRYKYNYIQN
- the LOC128878339 gene encoding LOW QUALITY PROTEIN: uncharacterized protein LOC128878339 (The sequence of the model RefSeq protein was modified relative to this genomic sequence to represent the inferred CDS: deleted 1 base in 1 codon); amino-acid sequence: MLRQEWLLILLIVGTATSMAPVARQSMEESLKGALDAITRKQRSLDPNSQEYYNDLRSYKYHGGEGDRKFDRDRQGDREIDVEDEEIEFLPNEAGQLETVGNGFQDLNNKLLERALTDYLESVPEQEEPVSSFRERERSSSRKRGSSSERQNIDQKELAKLFVEKLQDRSPYGLGDMDDEMYTDARQMLYDRYRADRDNNNKLYESVGPMSWGELLNKESLVRGQGREPDENEYADREQDPNLLYLSLAGRRNVNGRYPIGHDLRTYQNMAKHYPVAKRSAKSMPPNKQVTDPKVAQDLGALFGTQSTDGHNHTHGHDHDHDHEHDHDHSRDIDHKHEHEHEHEHEHEHESTSEAPKVTPPAKGQEENATKLGKSKSIEVRKKSVDLSQYVGIDRRKKKSVDWSQYLGIDRRRKKSDDWSQYVGIDRRRERTSFMANPGSQNQDAEWMLQRYYENMGEDLRGDDREYDKENAERKEKLKQVVARLKNIKDLIVEEDPKNPDSEVNGNLQKAKDKVLARMAAQYSLEKMRKALNDMRGSFAASAQSNQTSSFRENSPVKHSDKHDVNGIIENEGIDENRACPEVEAIEKRCIIADGLAEDESQILYLPCVMLQVCKACLQDDLGCLYNYGLETSKICDAREMQEGKRVKEACVVAALVLSQLQPPAAVALQCRFNSESCLRRYHYRYHRRYLRCRNSERRLNGG
- the LOC128878340 gene encoding uncharacterized protein LOC128878340; the encoded protein is MSDNEKDIIFHMNGLNCLLKKNLELVSKWRVECARLQLEFLKLYTPEVLEIFQDLNQLVDTNTDSNDKPK